The following nucleotide sequence is from Tardiphaga alba.
CATGACGCGTATCCTCCGAATCGCCATCGGCGCCACGACCCTCATGGCCATCACGACCGCCGCTGCCGTGGCCCATCACGGCTGGGGCAGCTATGACGCGGCCAAGCCGGTGACCGTCAGCGGGCCGATCGAAAGCCTGAAATTCGAGAATCCCCACGCCACCATCGTCATCAAGGGCAGCGACAAGGCCTGGACCGCAACGCTGGCGCCGACATCCCGCATGCAGGCGCGCGGTGCGACCGCCGATATCGTCGCGGTCGGCAAGGTTGTTTCGGCCTATGGCTATCCGTCCACGGTGGAGAAGGACGAGATGCGCGCCGAGCGCATCACGGTGGACGGCAAGACCTACGAACTCCGCTAGCGCCGCATGACAGACGCTGCACCCGCATTGTTCATCGCCATCGAAGCCTCAGGCATCGGCGCAGCGATCCGGCAGTCGCGATGGGTCTATATGGTCGCCAATGTGGGGCACATCGTCGCGCTGCTGTTCTTTACCGGCGCGATCGCGGTGATGGATGCGCGGCTGGCGGGCGGATTGGCGGTCACCGCGCCTGGCCCACTGCTGCGCCAGATGCGCCGTCTCGCGATTGCCGGCTTCGTTGGACTGGTTGTCACGGGCCTGGTGCTGTTCACCGCCGAAGCCAGCCACGTGGTCATGAACCGCGTGTTCCTGATCAAGGTCGCGCTGATCGGATTGGGCCTGCTCAATGTCGTCTGGGTCGAATGGACGATCATGCCGAAGGTCGCTGCCTTGCCGCCGTCGTCGCCGATGCCTGCAGGTGCGCGGCAGGGTGCATTGGCGTCGCTGGTGATCTGGCTCAGTGTCGCGATCTGCGGCCGGGCCATCGCTTATTTCTGACGGGACTTCGTAGGGTGGGCAAAGCGAAAGCGTGCCCACCTTCAAGTGCGCGGCTGGTGGAGGTGGGCACGGCGCAAGGGCGCCTTTGCCCACCCTACATGCTGCCGGCCTCATAAGCCTTGCGTGCGGCCTTCGAGGCCAGCGCCAGCCACTGTCGGCGCAACAGCGGTTCGACATCCGCACGCTTGGCTTTGGAGAGACTGATCAGCACAATCGGATAGTCGCGATAGTGATCGGTGAAGGAGAAGACCTTCGGCGCGCGGTCCACCAGCATGGCGCGCTCCTCAAACGGCACGCCGGGCATGACCAGGGTGTCGCCGTCGTCCTTCAGGCGTGCCAACAGCTTCTTCCGTACTTTCAGCGCAGGCGTGCCATAGGATGTGCCATCCTCGACCTCCGGCCATGTCAGCGCAAACTTTCGCAGGTCGTCAAACGTCATTGGCGCTCCGCTCATGCAAGTCGCTGTACGTGCCGGCAGGCATGATCCGGAGTTCGGGCCAGAGCGCCTGCCAACGCGCGGACTTGCGTCGATAAGCGTCCGGCGAAAAATTTGGCGTGCGATTGGGCCTCACCACGAAGTCCCGGATATCATCCAGACCTTCAGGCGCATAGACATCCCGGCCGTTGCTGCTCAAGCCGATTTGCGTGCAGCGGGTGAGAAAGCGGTCGATGCCGTTGGTCGCGTTGGAGAGGGCCGGATAAGGCTTGCCGTGTTTCTCAGGGTACCAGAGATGCACGCGGGCCTGATTGCGAATCTCGACACGGGCGTCGACGCGGTCGGCGCAAGCGCGAAAGTCGTTGATGACCCGATTCTCGGCATCCCACGACAGGTCGGCATCGAAATAGAAGATATCGTAGTCATCTATGCCGTAGTCGATCTGTCGATCGGACAATGCGTTCCACACCGTCTGTGTCAAGCAGCCGGCAACGATCCATGCGTCGGGAAGCTGAAGCTCGCTGATCCGCTCGAGCAGTGCGTCATGTACCGGATTCCGCAATGCGGCCGCGACAAAATCCGCAGCCATCATCGACCCTGTTGAGGGCGTTCTCAATGCACGCCGGTAAAAAACCGGGCGAAGCGCAGGCCGGAAATCCAGTTTGTTACTGGCTGGCTGCGCACGCCGAGGTCCCATGAGCCGACAATGGCATCGACCCGGCCGACCAGATTGTCCATCGGCAACATGCCGACGCCGCCCTGGCGAACCGGCACGCGGCTGTCAGCGGAATTGTCGCGGTTGTCGCCCATCACGAACAGATGGTCCGGTGGCACGGTGACTTCCGGCGCGTTGTCGAGGCGGCCATTGGCGCGCAGCTTGAAGATGGGATGCGCGACGCCGCCGGGCAGTGTTTCGACGTAACGATGCGCAGGCTCGGATCCGCCGCTGTCGTCTTCCGCAGCTCCGATGCCATCCGATGTGATCGCCGTGGCAACGCCGTTGAGCCAGACCTGACCGCCGCGCATTTCGACGCGATCGCCGGGCAGGCCGATCACGCGCTTGACCCAGACCTGCGAGCGATCGCCGGGCCAGCGGAACACGACGACATCGCCGCGCTTCGGCGTGGAGGCGAACACGCGGCCGGTTTCGGGGAAAGCCACATGGATCGGCAGCGAAGCCGTCGAATAGCCGTAGGGAAATTTCGATGCCAGCAGCGCGTCGCCGATCAGCAGGGTCGGCTCCATGGAGGCGGACGGAACGTAGAACGGTTCGGCAAGCGCGCCCTTGCCGAGAAACACAATGCCGACGATGGCGGCGATCTGCGCGAGCTGGCCGCCCCAGCGTCTGGCGGTGCTGCCGGCCGCTTCCGTCGTCGTTTCCGTGCTCACGAGCCCGTTCCTCCGATCGTCACCTTGTCCATGCGCAGCGTCGGCTGGCCGACACCGACCGGGACGCCCTGGCCATGCTTGCCGCAGGTGCCGATGCCGTCATCGAGCGCGAGGTCGTTGCCGATCATGCTGATGCGGTGCAGGTCGGTGGGACCATTGCCGATCATCATCGCGCCCTTCAGCGGCGCGCCGATCTTGCCGTTCTCGATCTTGTAGGCCTCGGTGCACTGAAACACGTATTTGCCGGAGGTTATGTCCACCTGACCGCCGCCGAAGTTCACCGCGTAAATGCCGTTCTTCACCGAAGCGAGGATTTCGGCGGGGTCGCGCTGGCCGGCGAGCATGTAGGTGTTGGTCATGCGCGGCATCGGCACATGGGCATAGCCCTGGCGACGGCCATTGCCGGTGGGCTTCATGCCCATCAGGCGCGCGTTCTGGCGATCCTGCATGTAGCCGACGAGAATTCCGTCCTCGATCAGCATGGTGCGATTGGTCGGCGTGCCTTCGTCGTCGATGGAGAGCGAGCCACGGCGTGACGAGATGGTGCCGTCATCCACCACGGTGACGCCCTTGGCGGCGACCTGCTGGCCGAGCAGGCCGGCAAAGGCCGAGGTCTTCTTGCGGTTGAAATCGCCTTCGAGCCCGTGGCCGACGGCTTCATGCAGCATCACGCCGGGCCAGCCCGGCCCGAGCACCACATCCATTTCGCCGGCGGGCGCAGGGATCGAGTCGAGATTCACCACCGCTTCGCGCAGTGCGCCATCGGCAGCGGCGCGCCAATTCGCGCTTTCGATGAAGCGGGCATAGCCCTCGCGGCCGCCGTAGCCCTTGCTGCCGCTTTCCTGCCGGTCGCCCTGGCCGGCGACCACGGTGATGTTCACGCGCACCAGCGGGCGGATATCGCGATAGCTTTCGCCATCGGGACGGATGATCTCAACCACCTGCCAGCTCGCGCCGAGCGACACCGAGACCTGGCGCACGCGCGGATCCTTGTCGCGCACATAGGCGTCGATCTCGGCCAGCAGTTTGACCTTGGCTTCGAAGCCGGGGGCATCGAGCGGATTGTCGTCGCTATAGAGCTTCACATTGGTATGAGAGGGCGCCGCGGCAAAGGTGCCGTGATAGCCGCCGCGCACCGCATTGACGGCATCCGCCGCGCGGATCAGCGCCGGGATCGAGACAT
It contains:
- the tldD gene encoding metalloprotease TldD, which produces MTSLATTSLLDRANLDRDEVRRELLRGLQGADDGELFLEYSQSEALGFDNGRLKQATYDTAQGFGLRAVKDDAVGYAHSSDVSIPALIRAADAVNAVRGGYHGTFAAAPSHTNVKLYSDDNPLDAPGFEAKVKLLAEIDAYVRDKDPRVRQVSVSLGASWQVVEIIRPDGESYRDIRPLVRVNITVVAGQGDRQESGSKGYGGREGYARFIESANWRAAADGALREAVVNLDSIPAPAGEMDVVLGPGWPGVMLHEAVGHGLEGDFNRKKTSAFAGLLGQQVAAKGVTVVDDGTISSRRGSLSIDDEGTPTNRTMLIEDGILVGYMQDRQNARLMGMKPTGNGRRQGYAHVPMPRMTNTYMLAGQRDPAEILASVKNGIYAVNFGGGQVDITSGKYVFQCTEAYKIENGKIGAPLKGAMMIGNGPTDLHRISMIGNDLALDDGIGTCGKHGQGVPVGVGQPTLRMDKVTIGGTGS
- a CDS encoding nucleotidyltransferase family protein — translated: MMAADFVAAALRNPVHDALLERISELQLPDAWIVAGCLTQTVWNALSDRQIDYGIDDYDIFYFDADLSWDAENRVINDFRACADRVDARVEIRNQARVHLWYPEKHGKPYPALSNATNGIDRFLTRCTQIGLSSNGRDVYAPEGLDDIRDFVVRPNRTPNFSPDAYRRKSARWQALWPELRIMPAGTYSDLHERSANDV
- a CDS encoding MmcQ/YjbR family DNA-binding protein, which produces MTFDDLRKFALTWPEVEDGTSYGTPALKVRKKLLARLKDDGDTLVMPGVPFEERAMLVDRAPKVFSFTDHYRDYPIVLISLSKAKRADVEPLLRRQWLALASKAARKAYEAGSM
- the lepB gene encoding signal peptidase I, yielding MSTETTTEAAGSTARRWGGQLAQIAAIVGIVFLGKGALAEPFYVPSASMEPTLLIGDALLASKFPYGYSTASLPIHVAFPETGRVFASTPKRGDVVVFRWPGDRSQVWVKRVIGLPGDRVEMRGGQVWLNGVATAITSDGIGAAEDDSGGSEPAHRYVETLPGGVAHPIFKLRANGRLDNAPEVTVPPDHLFVMGDNRDNSADSRVPVRQGGVGMLPMDNLVGRVDAIVGSWDLGVRSQPVTNWISGLRFARFFTGVH
- a CDS encoding DUF6152 family protein, which produces MTRILRIAIGATTLMAITTAAAVAHHGWGSYDAAKPVTVSGPIESLKFENPHATIVIKGSDKAWTATLAPTSRMQARGATADIVAVGKVVSAYGYPSTVEKDEMRAERITVDGKTYELR